The segment TAGCCCCTTGCTCGTGAGAGCGGCAATACCGGTAATAAGAGTAAGAGTAATCAAAGTGTTGCCAAGCACGTCTCCAAAAAAAAGCTCAGGGACTCCTTCCATGACAGAAAAAATACCAATAGAAAGATTAGGAATAGAAGCGGCCATTACCAGAATAAAATAAACAAGAACAAATTCTCTCCACTTAAAAAGTTTAGCAAGAAAAGTTAAGCTGTTTACGACAAGACGGGCGCAAAAGATGAGAATAGCAAAAGAAAATATGAAAAGAAAAATATGGTATATCATGCCTGGTTAAAAAAATAATATATTTCAAAAAAAATTCCCAGAAGAAAAAAAACAATAATCGGAAAAACCAGAGATTTCAATTTTGGATATCTTATCTTCTCCGGGCTTTGAATGGAAAACTTTCTATACATTAAATTAATTAAAATGGCCTCCATCGCCCACATTATCGCCCCGACAGCTCCAATAACGGCAATAAAGTTTTTAAGTCCAATAATGTAAAGAAAGTAAGGGGAAAAACAAGCAATAGCCCAAGAAAGATTTTTTGGAAGGCCCATATCATACCAAAGAACTTTCTTTAAAGTCAGCCCCAGAACAATAAAAGAAGTAAAAGTAGTAAGAATCCCTAAAAACAAAGTGGCGGAAACCGCTCCGTTTCCAAAAATACTTCTTAATCCGGCAAGAGCTGATTCACTGGTAAAACTTCCTGTAATTCCAAATATTACAAGAATGAAAATTATTGAAACAAGAGCCGGAATAAGAACCGCAACAGGAACTATTTTCCTTAATTTTTCTTTTTCTTCTCCAAGCGTTTCTTCTACTTCGGGTATTATAACAGCTCCCCACAATGAAAAAAGAATAACTCCGTAAGGAAGAAAAAAATCCTTAGCTCCTCCTGTTTTGACAAGCAAATTTTCTATTTCCCAATAAGGAAATCCCTTTATAAAAACAAAAAGGAGTATGAGAAAGAAAAGAATAAGCCCGAAAAATTCAACCTTGGCAATTGCTTTTATCCCAAAAAAAATAACCAGTGATCCAATAAGAAAATAAAGAGTGGTATAAAAAAAAGAACTTCCTGAAAAAACAGGAGAAAAAAGTTGGTAGAGAAATTCTCCTCCTAAAATAATATAAGCAAGAAGAGTTCCGGAAAGAGCGAAAATAATGACAATTTGAGAGAATTTTTCCGTTTTTTTGCCAAGATATATTTTTACAAAACCCGGTAAACGTTTGAAATCCGGAGTATTTAGCGCAAGTTCAGCAAAAAAATAATGAACTATGACAGCAACGGGAAAAAGAATAAAAAAATACCCTAAAACTACGAAAAAACCCGCCTTCATAGCGATATACGGAAGAGCAAAAAGGCCTATTCCTATTATCGTCCCCGATATGACCGAAACACCATAAATAAACTTTAACATAAATTATTTTATACTTTAAATTGGATTGATTATAGCTTAATTTGCTAAATTTTTCAATCATATAAAAAAATCGCCAGAGGTCAAAGACATGGCGAATTACTTGAAAAGAAAGATTTATGAGTGGACAACCTCCTTAAGGTCAATTTCGAAAACTTCGGCAAGAGCAAGAACGGCTTTGCCCCATCTGTTGTCCTCTTTAAGAACAAGACAATCAGAAGCATCCCTTTTCCCAAGAGAAGCTTCTTTTCTCAGCTCTTCATTTTGCAAAATAATATCTTGGATAATAAGTTGTATTGCCTCTCTTTGGGGCTCGTTACAATCATCATATATTTTTTCACAAACAGACAGATAATCTTTAAAAGAGCTTTTAAAATAACTTATGCAGTTTTTTGAGCCAGAGGCAAAAGCCACAAAATTGCCAGTTATGGCGTCAAGGACTTGGGCCGACTTATGTCTTGTCCTTACCCCAAAATAAAGAAAACCTCGAAGATCATGCTGAGTTATAACAATAGCATGATCTATATCTGAAGTTAAGAAAGTCATATTTCCCTCCTTTCAAGGTACTGCTTACCCGAAGAATATTCGGGTTTTGACGAAAATATAGCACAGAAAAGAAAATGCGTCAAAAAATAAAAAACCTATTCTATGTAAAAATGTGGCCCCAACGGGAATCGAACCCGTGTTTCAGCGTTGAGAACGCCGCGTCCTAGGCCGCTAGACGATGGGGCCTTCACATAAAAAAATAACATAATTTTTATCTTTTGTCGACAAAAAAAGCCGCCTTGCTGGCGGCTTTGTTCCTAAAAAATTAAAATGTATTTTAAAAGGTTAAGATTCTTCTCTTTGGCTAGAGAGAACAAATTCCTCCTCAAAATAAAACTGGGGGAAAAATCCTCCACAAACTTCCCAGGAACTTTCTTCTATTCCTTGTAAAGAGCTATCAAAAGAACTTCTTTCCACTAAATCTTTAAAAATATCAACTTCTCTCATGACTGTCCTCCTTCTTGAAAAGAGCTGTGCAAACAAAAAAACCGGCTCTAACCGGTTTAATTTCTAATTTAAAACAAGAAAAAGAAATTAACCGGTTAAAAATCCGGCTTTGACAATAAGGTTATAATTTTTATTTTCTATTCTCATTTTTTTATTCCGTTTTTATTTAAGACGAGAAGAGGAACTGTTTGTTACATCTTTTATGGCCTGGGAAATTTCTACAAGATTCATGCCTCTTAAAAAAAGAAGAGCAATAATGCCGGCAATTTCTCCCATATCATTTTTATCAAATTCTACGCTGGCCCAAAAAGGAACAGTGCTTCCTCTATAATTCAATTTAAAATTAACCTCTCCTGAAACAATATTTATATCGCTAATTTTAAAATCTGAATCCTCTTTTGTACCGTATGTGAAAAAGCCGTCTTCTTCCTTTTTTTTAAAAAATTCGGAATTTAAAATGAAAATGCCGTTTTTGGAAAAAGAAAATTCTTTCACTAAATCGTTCTTTTCATTGAAAATAATTATCGGTTTTTTGGAATATTTAACAAGAAATTTTGCCAAATCTATGTCCTCATCAACGCAAAAGAAAATCTCTTTTTTTGAAAAAAAATCGGAAAATTTATCCAATAAAAAATTATGGTCAAAAATAATAACGGAAGGCCTTTTAAAGATATGTATAATTTTCTTTATAATATTCATATTTCGTAGTCGGGAGGTATTTGCATATATCCAATTATATATTCTGCAAGATCCCTAAATATGGGCATTGCCGAATATTCGGCAGTTTTTGCCTTTGGATTGTCAAGCTTAATAAATATTAAAAATTGAGGATTGAATGCCGGCGCAAAGCCGATAAAACTCTGCCATGTCTTTTCCGAATACCCTCTTTTATCAATATCCAAAGCCGGCCATGGAATTTGCGAGGTTCCTGTTTTTCCGGCAAGATAATAGCCGGGAATTCTAGCGCTTTTGCCAAAACCTTTTTCAATTACATTCACTAACATTGTCGTAACCTTAGAAGCCGTTTCAGCGGAAATGACCTGTTTTTCTGCTGAAGTTTTAACCGTCTCAACTTTGCCATTTTTTATTGTCTTTTCTACAATATACGGATTTGTTATTTTCCCTTCGTTCGCAAAAGAAGAAAATGCCCTGACAAGCTGAATAGGCGTTATGTTTATTCCCTGCCCGTAAGAAGCAGTAGCATAATTGACATCATATCCTTTTTTAAATTCCGCGTTTTCAAAAAGCGCTTCTCCCTGAAGGTCTATTCCTGTTCTTTGAAAAAAGCCAAAATCTTCCAAATATTTAAGGAAAAGGTCTTTTCCCATAGCATCTCCGGCAAAGACGGCTCCCGTATTTATCGATTTTTCTAAAACCTCTGTCATTGTCACTTTCCCAAAAGATTTATTGCCATAATTTTTTAAAACTCTTCCTCCAATCCATACTTCCCCTGTATCCAAATACTGTGTTTCAGGAGTTATTTTATTCTGGTCAATCGCTCCAGCCATTGTAATGGGCTTAAAAACGGAACCCGGCTCAAAAAAATCCTGAACAGCAGAATTTCTATAAACGGATGAATCCTTAACTTTTGAATATTCATTTAAGTCAAATGTGGGAAAATCTGCCATTGCCATAATTGCTCCCGTTTTTGGATTTGTAACAATAATGGTTCCTCCTTCAATATCAAGCTCTTCCTTGGCCTTGTTTAAAAAATTCATGGCCATAAACTGAATATTATAATCAAGAGAAAGAATTAAACTCCCTCCCTTTAGAGACGCTTGCTCAGTGCTAAGAAAATTGTTTTCTTTTAATATCTCTTCTCCTTTTAAAAATTCTTCATAATGTCCTTCCAGACCGTATTGCCCTTTATTTTCTCCTCCAAGAAATCCGACTACCTGAGAAGCCATTGTTCTTTGGGGGTAAAATCTCTTTCTTTCTTCTATTGTATAAATACCGCTAATATCTGTTTTTTCAATTTCTTCAATCTCCTGATTTGTCAATCCGTTTTTAACGCTTACCGGAGAAAAAGCATTTTCAATTTTTTCAAAAATTTGATCTTCTTCTATTTCTAAAATACTGGACAACTTTAAAGAAACATTTTTTTTATCTTCAACTTCTTCCGGAAGTAAGATAAGTTTTTTTGTATCGGCATTGGTCGCAATAATTTCTCCTCCTTTGAAAAAAATCTCGCCCCTTTCTCCAAGAAAGGATTGGAACTTTTTTTGCTGTCCTTGGGCCATTGCTCTGTAATATTCGTATTTTAAAACTTGAAAACGGGCAAGATTGCCCGCTACAAATATGCCTACAAGGCCAAAAATAAAAAGTATTATTTTCGTTTTTTTCCGGTTCATTTACATAGAAACAATTTGATTATTAACAACCTTTATATGATAAACCTTCTTTGCTTTCACAAACCCTTTTTCGGAATTTTCAAGGAGCAAAACAACACTGCCAAGAGAAGCTTGCCTTGCCATTGCAACTTCCATTGACTCTTTATTGCGTATTAAATCCGAAATCTCTTTTTCATGGGCAAAAAGAGCGTATTTTTCCGACACTTCCGCATTAGTTTGGAAAATATAGAATACAGATAAAAAGAGAAATGTCATAAAAGAAAGAATAAAGAAAATCTTCTTCATTTTTTTCTTTTCAGCTATTCCTAGCTTTAGGGTAAAAGGAAGATTAAGAAAAACTGTGCTTGTATTTGTATTCATAATATTTTTCTTTTTATTTATATTTTATATTTTTATTGCCGCTCTCAATTTGGCGCTTCTTGCTCTTTTATTTTC is part of the Candidatus Paceibacterota bacterium genome and harbors:
- a CDS encoding aromatic amino acid transport family protein produces the protein MLKFIYGVSVISGTIIGIGLFALPYIAMKAGFFVVLGYFFILFPVAVIVHYFFAELALNTPDFKRLPGFVKIYLGKKTEKFSQIVIIFALSGTLLAYIILGGEFLYQLFSPVFSGSSFFYTTLYFLIGSLVIFFGIKAIAKVEFFGLILFFLILLFVFIKGFPYWEIENLLVKTGGAKDFFLPYGVILFSLWGAVIIPEVEETLGEEKEKLRKIVPVAVLIPALVSIIFILVIFGITGSFTSESALAGLRSIFGNGAVSATLFLGILTTFTSFIVLGLTLKKVLWYDMGLPKNLSWAIACFSPYFLYIIGLKNFIAVIGAVGAIMWAMEAILINLMYRKFSIQSPEKIRYPKLKSLVFPIIVFFLLGIFFEIYYFFNQA
- a CDS encoding penicillin-binding protein 2 gives rise to the protein MNRKKTKIILFIFGLVGIFVAGNLARFQVLKYEYYRAMAQGQQKKFQSFLGERGEIFFKGGEIIATNADTKKLILLPEEVEDKKNVSLKLSSILEIEEDQIFEKIENAFSPVSVKNGLTNQEIEEIEKTDISGIYTIEERKRFYPQRTMASQVVGFLGGENKGQYGLEGHYEEFLKGEEILKENNFLSTEQASLKGGSLILSLDYNIQFMAMNFLNKAKEELDIEGGTIIVTNPKTGAIMAMADFPTFDLNEYSKVKDSSVYRNSAVQDFFEPGSVFKPITMAGAIDQNKITPETQYLDTGEVWIGGRVLKNYGNKSFGKVTMTEVLEKSINTGAVFAGDAMGKDLFLKYLEDFGFFQRTGIDLQGEALFENAEFKKGYDVNYATASYGQGINITPIQLVRAFSSFANEGKITNPYIVEKTIKNGKVETVKTSAEKQVISAETASKVTTMLVNVIEKGFGKSARIPGYYLAGKTGTSQIPWPALDIDKRGYSEKTWQSFIGFAPAFNPQFLIFIKLDNPKAKTAEYSAMPIFRDLAEYIIGYMQIPPDYEI